One stretch of Bombus affinis isolate iyBomAffi1 chromosome 4, iyBomAffi1.2, whole genome shotgun sequence DNA includes these proteins:
- the LOC126915569 gene encoding putative neutral sphingomyelinase isoform X1 produces MSDVKDDIEMTNVKTLINILTLNCWGIPYVSQNRNVRMTAIAEKFATENYDIICLQEVWSVKDFKMIRAKTEEQLPYSHYFYSGVLGSGICILSRFPIKDVIFHKWPLNGYVHKIHHGDWFGGKGVGLCRLQIHNMNINVYIAHLHAEYNNHSNEYTAHRVLQAFDTAQFIRMTSGGADSVILGGDLNAEPQDLAYKIICGVAGLADACSNISSNLGTNECANNSYTSSKLARTCPEGKRIDHILYQGSKNVKIEVTNFQHPFPKRIPYKDFSYSDHEAIMATFKFIPGEFQTINVDVKDSIKEAISICETSLKTVRRRRFWYLLMGCILIIPLVWSMGLDCSFTSLDVTIGLNVIRIFLTAILCYILFMSSLWNSVETNALKAGCLGMEIYLANLNNNLCKK; encoded by the exons ATGTCAGACGTAAAAGATGATATAGAAATGACAAATGTAAAAAcgttaataaatattctaaCTTTAAATTGTTG ggggataccatatgtttcaCAAAATAGGAATGTTCGTATGACAGCAATTGCAGAAAAATTTGCTACAGAAAATTATGATATCATTTGTCTACAAGAGGTATGGTCTGTTAAAGATTTCAAAATGATAAGAGCTAAGACAGAAGAACAGTTACCTTACTCACATTATTTTTACAG TGGAGTTCTTGGATCTGGAATTTGTATATTATCTAGATTTCCTATTAAagatgtaatatttcataaatggCCTTTAAACGGatatgtacataaaatacaTCATGGAGATTGGTTTGGTGGAAAAGGTGTTGGACTCTGTAGACTTCAAATTCATAATATGAACATTAATGTTTATATTGCAcat ttacatgCAGAATACAATAATCACAGTAATGAATACACAGCACATAGAGTTCTACAAGCTTTTGATACTGCCCAATTTATTAGAATGACTTCTGGTGGTGCTGATTCTGTAATATTAGGAGGTGACCTGAATGCAGAACCTCAAGATTTAGcttataaaattatttgtgGCGTTGCTGGTTTGGCAGATGCTTGCTCAAATATTTCAAGTAATTTAGGAACCAATGAGTGTGCCAATAATAGTTATACTAGTTCAAAACTTGCAAGAACTTGTCCTGAGGGGAAACGTATAGATCATATTCTATATCAAGGTTCAAAGAATGTTAAG ATAGAGGTAACAAATTTTCAACACCCATTTCCAAAACGGATACCTTACAAAGACTTCAGTTATTCTGATCATGAGGCTATTATGGCAACTTTTAAATTTATTCCTG GTGAATTTCAAACTATAAATGTAGATGTCAAAGATTCAATAAAGGAAGCCATAAGTATATGTGAAACATCATTGAAAACGGTTCGTCGGCGGCGATTTTGGTATCTATTGATGGGCTGTATATTAATTATACCACTTGTTTGGTCTATGGGGTTAGACTGTTCCTTTACATCTCTCGATGTAACTATTGGACTTAATGTAATACGTATTTTTTTAAcagcaatattatgttatattttgtTCATGAGTTCTCTATGGAATAGCGTGGAAACAAATGCTTTGAAAGCAGGATGTTTAggaatggaaatttatttggcaaatttaaataataatttatgtaaaaaataa
- the LOC126915569 gene encoding putative neutral sphingomyelinase isoform X2: MISFVYKSGVLGSGICILSRFPIKDVIFHKWPLNGYVHKIHHGDWFGGKGVGLCRLQIHNMNINVYIAHLHAEYNNHSNEYTAHRVLQAFDTAQFIRMTSGGADSVILGGDLNAEPQDLAYKIICGVAGLADACSNISSNLGTNECANNSYTSSKLARTCPEGKRIDHILYQGSKNVKIEVTNFQHPFPKRIPYKDFSYSDHEAIMATFKFIPGEFQTINVDVKDSIKEAISICETSLKTVRRRRFWYLLMGCILIIPLVWSMGLDCSFTSLDVTIGLNVIRIFLTAILCYILFMSSLWNSVETNALKAGCLGMEIYLANLNNNLCKK; this comes from the exons ATGATATCATTTGTCTACAAGAG TGGAGTTCTTGGATCTGGAATTTGTATATTATCTAGATTTCCTATTAAagatgtaatatttcataaatggCCTTTAAACGGatatgtacataaaatacaTCATGGAGATTGGTTTGGTGGAAAAGGTGTTGGACTCTGTAGACTTCAAATTCATAATATGAACATTAATGTTTATATTGCAcat ttacatgCAGAATACAATAATCACAGTAATGAATACACAGCACATAGAGTTCTACAAGCTTTTGATACTGCCCAATTTATTAGAATGACTTCTGGTGGTGCTGATTCTGTAATATTAGGAGGTGACCTGAATGCAGAACCTCAAGATTTAGcttataaaattatttgtgGCGTTGCTGGTTTGGCAGATGCTTGCTCAAATATTTCAAGTAATTTAGGAACCAATGAGTGTGCCAATAATAGTTATACTAGTTCAAAACTTGCAAGAACTTGTCCTGAGGGGAAACGTATAGATCATATTCTATATCAAGGTTCAAAGAATGTTAAG ATAGAGGTAACAAATTTTCAACACCCATTTCCAAAACGGATACCTTACAAAGACTTCAGTTATTCTGATCATGAGGCTATTATGGCAACTTTTAAATTTATTCCTG GTGAATTTCAAACTATAAATGTAGATGTCAAAGATTCAATAAAGGAAGCCATAAGTATATGTGAAACATCATTGAAAACGGTTCGTCGGCGGCGATTTTGGTATCTATTGATGGGCTGTATATTAATTATACCACTTGTTTGGTCTATGGGGTTAGACTGTTCCTTTACATCTCTCGATGTAACTATTGGACTTAATGTAATACGTATTTTTTTAAcagcaatattatgttatattttgtTCATGAGTTCTCTATGGAATAGCGTGGAAACAAATGCTTTGAAAGCAGGATGTTTAggaatggaaatttatttggcaaatttaaataataatttatgtaaaaaataa